In the genome of Populus alba chromosome 11, ASM523922v2, whole genome shotgun sequence, one region contains:
- the LOC140956083 gene encoding uncharacterized protein: MDLTNEDPHDIKFSNHEGYDKWTALEERLRAVEGNDLFDPIRATKDSLTGSTLSWYMRLDNARIRKWKDMADAFLKQYKFNLEIAPDRTSLITMEKGTQELVRAYAQRWRDQAINVQPPLIETEMVTLIEQGIRSGRIVETIEKKGFFGKKKEIEVNNLEGSIGQIAPLPLPPMQPPSPTWYNPELTCEYHAGNMGHSIENYVAFKKRVSQLIKIRWVTFEDSPNVNSNPLPKHAVGGSGVNTMEVGSKEKVLKVTMARLYDMLVQSGHLEKPSEHYLRIEAARDNEEIEMIENQVKCRVQSTTNGLSKLVLTKPSYANKVDYGVMPEDYGYTLNIETPLPLFRTEISGLTRSGRCFKPEELEKQRKAKGKEVLDLDKEFEVNKPMTEEETNEFLKLMKHSEYCIVDQLKKTPAKISIMSLILSSKPHRNALQKVLNEAYVPQDIEQKNMEHLVGRIHATNYLYFTEDELDAEGTGHNKPLYITVRCKDCLIGKVLIDNGSALNVLPRHMLDEMLVDPSHMQPSVMTARAYDGSPRQVIGTIKVELAVGPQVFLVTFQVMDIHPSYSMLLGRPWIHSAGAVTSSLHQCLKYIANGVLVTVKAEEIISMVRNVVVPFIEAKDCKDGNLHAFEVVNTEWVPENTVVRKLEISEATKMAAKSFLKHKIPFPYDIEKGRLEWMDIIKLKVVEQRFGLGYKAKQENYKRVAGARREKRMTRIEGRKPEEESLAIPPIRISFPKAAYVMQPDKGHGNLLQKLSSMN, translated from the exons ATGGATTTAACAAACGAGGATCCACATGACATCAAATTCTCTAATCATGAAGGGTATGATAAGTGGACTGCACTAGAAGAAAGGCTAAGGGCAGTTGAaggaaatgatttatttgatcCAATTAGGGCCACTAAA GATAGCCTGACAGGATCGACCCTCAGCTGGTATATGAGGTTGGACAATGCTAGGATAAGGAAATGGAAGGACATGGCAGATGCTTtcttaaagcaatacaagttcaatcttGAAATTGCTCCTGATAGGACTAGTTTGATTACCATGGAGAAAGGAACTCAAGAGTTGGTGAGGGCTTATGCTCAAAGGTGGCGAGACCAAGCTATCAATGTACAACCTCCACtaatagaaacggagatggtgacatT GATTGAGCAAGGAATTCGAAGTGGGAGAATTGTAGAAACTATAGAGAAGAAGGGTTTTTttgggaagaaaaaggaaattgaaGTGAATAACTTAGAAGGCAG TATTGGACAGATAGCTCCCCTACCACTACCACCTATGCAACCACCTTCCCCTACCTGGTACAACCCTGAGTTgacttgtgaataccatgctggtaATATGGGTCATAGCATCGAAAACTATGTAGCTTTTAAGAAGAGGGTATCACAGCTTATTAAAATCAGATGGGTCACTTTTGAAGATTCGCCTAATGTGAATTCAAACCCTCTACCCAAACATGCTGTAGGTGGTAGTGGAGTGAATACTATGGAGGTCGGTAGCAAAGAGAAGGTGCTAAAAGTGACCATGGCGAGGCTGTACGATATGTTGGTACAATCTGGACATTTGGAGAAACCATCTGAACATTAC CTAAGGATTGAGGCTGCAAGAGATAATGAAGAGATCGAGATGATAGAGAATCAGGTGAAATGTAGAGTCCAATCAACAACTAATGGGCTCTCAAAATTGGTATTAACTAAGCCCTCATATGCAAACAAAGTAGACTATGGAGTGATGCCTGAAGATTATGGTTATACCTTGAATATTGAAACTCCTTTGCCGCTGTTCCGAACTGAGATAAGTGGGCTAACTCGGAGTGGTCGTTGTTTCAAACCTGAAGAACTAGAGAAGCAAAGAAAGGCTAAGGGCAAGGAGGTGTTGGACCTCGATAAAGAGTTTGAGGTGAATAAACCTATGACTGAGGAAGAAACAAATGAGTTCCTGAAATTGATGAAGCATAGTGAGTATTGTATAGTGGATCAGTTGAAGAAGACCCCTGCCAAGATCTCCATCATGTCATTAATACTCAGCTCCAAGCCGCATCGTAATGCTTTGCAAAAAGTACTGAATGAGGCCTACGTACCCCAAGATATTGAACAAAAGAATATGGAGCATCTAGTAGGGAGGATCCATGCTACCAATTACTTATATTTCACGGAAGATGAACTTGACGCTGAAGGAACTGGACATAACAAGCCCTTGTATATCACGGTTCGATGCAAAGATTGTCTCATCGGTAAGGTTCTCATCGATAACGGCTCGGCCCTTAATGTGTTACCAAGGCATATGCTGGATGAAATGTTGGTAGATCCCTCACACATGCAACCCAGTGTAATGACGGCTAGAGCGTATGATGGCTCACCAAGGCAAGTGATAGGGACAATTAAGGTCGAACTAGCTGTGGGTCCACAAGTCTTTCTAGTAACCTTTCAAGTGATGGATAtacacccttcctatagtatgttgttaggAAGGCCATGGATACATTCCGCGGGAGCTGTCACCTCCTCACTAcatcaatgtttgaagtacATTGCCAATGGTGTTCTGGTTACTGTTAAGGCTGAGGAGATTATATCAATGGTAAGAAATGTGGTGGTTCCATTCATTGAAGCTAAAGATTGTAAGGATGGAAACCTTCATGCATTTGAGGTTGTGAATACCGAGTGGGTGCCCGAGAACACTGTGGTGAGGAAGCTAGAAATCTCGGAGGCCACCAAAATGGCTGCTAAAAGCTTTTTGAAACACAAGATTCCTTTCCCATATGACATTGAGAAAGGAAGGCTTGAATGGATGgatataatcaaattgaaagttGTAGAACAGAGGTTTGGGCTTGGATATAAGGCCAAGCAGGAGAATTACAAGCGAGTTGCTGGtgcaagaagggagaagagaatgACTAGGATTGAAGGAAGGAAGCCTGAAGAAGAAAGCTTAGCCATCCCTCCAATCAGGATTTCGTTTCCAAAGGCCGCATATGTGATGCAACCTGATAAGGGACATGGAAACCTCCTTCAGAAGCTTTCTTCAATGAACTAA